The Morococcus cerebrosus sequence CCAAGAAGCAATGCGGGCAAACACGATAAACGCGCCGCCGATTAAAAGCGCCAAAGTGGATACTTCGCCGATAGAACCGGGCAAGTTGCCGATAAATGCATCCATCCAAGTGATGGATTTACCGGTAACTGCATTTTGCAAGCCGTCTGCACCGTGTGCCGCCCATTGAGCCAACGCGGTTGCGCCGGAATAGCCGTCAACCGCCATCCAAACGGTGTCGCCGGTAATATTGGCGGGATAAGCGAAGAACAAGAAGGCACGACCTGCCAGTGCAGGGTTCATAAAGTTTTTACCCGTACCGCCGAACACCTCTTTCGCAACCACCACACCGAAGGTAATACCTAAGGCAGCCTGCCATAGCGGCAGTGTAGGTGGAACGATTAAGGCAAACAGAATCGAAGTCACGAAGAAACCTTCGTTGATTTCGTGTTTGCGCACGGTGGCGAACAAAACTTCCCAGAAACCGCCGACGATAAATACGGTCGCATAAATAGGCAGGAAGTAAATCGCGCCGAACAGCATTTTGCCCAACACGCCCGCTTCAGACGACATATTGATACCCAAAGCGTTGGCAAGGGCGTAATGCCAGTCGTTGGCGATGCTTTGTTGCAGCAAATCGGGTGTCAGCGCACCGAATGCCTGCGCGCCGACGTTGTACATGCCGTAAAACATGGCGGGGAACAAAGCCAGCCACACCAAAATCATCATGCGTTTGGAGTCGAGCGCGTCGCGGACGTGTGCCGCTTTGCGCGTTACCGCGCCGGATGTGTAGAAAATCGTCGCCGCAGCTTCATAGAGGGCATACCATTTTTCATGCTTGCCGCCCGGCAGGAAGTGCGGTTCGATTTTTTCCAGAAAATGTTTCAAGCCCATAATCAGCCTTCCTTCTCAATGGTTTCCAGCACCTTGCGCAACAGCGGGCCGTATTCGTATTTGCCCGGGCAGACGAAGCTGCACAAAGCGAGGTCTTCTTCGTCCAATTCCAAGCAACCCAAAGCTTGCGCGCTGTCGGTGTCGCCGACGATTAAATCGCGCAAAAGCAAGGTAGGCAGGATGTCCAGCGGCATCACGCGCTCGTAAGTACCGATGGGAACCATGGCGCGGTCGCCGCCGTTGACGGCTGTCGTGAACTTGAAGAGTTTGTTTTTCAGGAAATGACCGAGGGTCGTACGCGTAATCGAGTATTTGTCCGGCTGCGGCGCAACCCAGCCTAACAGCTCTTTGCTGCGGCCTTCTTCGATAACGGAAATCTGATTGTGATAGCGTCCCAAATAATCATGCGCGCCTTGTGCAATCGCGCCGTTCAATACCGAACCGGAAATCACGCGGTTGTCCGCGTCAACCAATTCGCCGGCGGTAATTTGCGACACCTTCGCACCCAAAACGGTACGCAAGAGGCGCGGTTTGTTGACTTGCGGGCCGCCCAAGGCAACCACGCGCTCGGCGTTCAGACGACCTGTTACGAACAAACGTCCGATGGCAATCACGTCTTGATAATTGATGGTCCAAACGGTTTTATTCGCGCCGACAGGCTCGATGAAATGAATGTGCGTGCCGCTCAAACCCGCAGGATGCGGGCCGCCGAATTCGTGTGTTTCAATGTTGGCGGCGTTTTCAGACGGCACGTCCGCACCGGCTGCTTTACAAACATGGATTTTGCGTTCGGTCAGTCGGCTCAACACCAGCAAACCTCGTCTGAAATCCTCGGCGGCTTCTTTGATCACGACCACAGGGTCTGCCGCCAGTGGATTGGTGTCCATCGCATTGACGAAAATGGCGAACGGCTCGGCATCAACGGCGGGGATTTTGCTGAACGGACGGGTACGCAGCGCAGTCCACAAACCGGATTGAATCAGATTGCGGCGCACTTCTTCGCCGCTTAAGTTTGCCAACGCATCGGGCGCGTAGCGTTCGAACTCGATTTCGTCATCGCCCTCAACGGCAATCACGACCGACTGAAGCACGCGCTTTTCGCCGCGGTGAATCGCAGCGATTTTGCCGGAAGCCGGCGCAGTAAACACCACGCCCGGATTTTTCTTGTCTTCAAACAGCACTTGGCCTTTTTTGACGGCATCGCCTTCCTTGACTTTCATCGAGGGGCGCATACCGACATATTCTTCGCCAAGCAACGCGACTTCGGTAATGGCCGGACCGTCGTAAACGGCTTGCTCCGGTCTGCCCGCGATGGGCAGGTCTAGGCCTTTTTTGATTTTAATCATAGATTTGCATTACTTGTGATGAGTTAAACAGAATAAAATGTTCCAACTTTTCAGACGACGTTTGAAATGGCAAAGCATGGGGAAGGTCGTCTGAAAGTAAAGCCTTACTTACGGAAAACAACAATTAAATGAAAACTGTAAAACGTTTGATTTTAGCAGGAACAGCCCGCCTTATGTCAGATTTACGCAGATTTTTTCCAGCTTCCTGCCCCGAATCCCACGCAAAGCAGCCCTCCAATAAAATTACAAGATATTGATGCCCCAAATTAATCCCTGGCAGAATGCAAAAGGTCGTCTGAAAACCGAATCAATAAGAATCAGGTTTTCAGACGACCTTTTGAAGTTTAGGAATCAGAACAACTGCCAAACGAAGAAGATCAGCGTGTGCAGTATAAACAGCGGAATCAATACCCCTACCGACCACATCATATAACCGAAGAAAGTCGGCATCGGCACGCCGCGCTGCTCGGCAATCGCTTTAACCATAAAGTTCGGCGCATTGCCGATATAAGTGAGCGCGCCCATAAACACCGAACCCATGGATACTGCCAACAGCGAATGGAACAGATGCCCCGTCATCAGCACCTGAGCATCACCGCCCGCCATATTGAAGAACACCAGATAAGTCGGCGCATTATCCAAAAATGCGGACAACAAACCGCTCATCCAGAAATACATCGTATTAATCGGATTGCCCGAAGCGTCATGCACCAACGACACCACCGCGCCCAGCGCACCCGCCTCGCCTGCCTTCAAAATCGCCAAAACAGGGGAAATCGTAATGAAAATACCCAAAAACAGTTTGCCCACTTCGGCAATCGGGTCGAAATTGAATTCATTGCCCGCCCTGACCTGTTTGGGCGTAATCAGCAGCGAAACCATGGTCAGTACCAGCAAAATCACATCGCGCACCAAGTTTTGCAACGCATAGTGGCTGCCTAAAATCTCAAACCCCGGATGATCGGGCTTCCACAAGCCGGACAGCAAAACCGCACCAACCACGCCCGCCAGCAGCAGGAAATTCCATTTGCCGGCAATGCGCAAATCTTCATCGACCTCCTCTTCCTGACGAATCTGTTCCACATTGGCTTCACGCGCGTAATAACGGCTGTCGATAATATAAAACACCAGCAACAGCACCACCGTACTGATCAATACGGGCATCAACATGTGTTTCACCGTCCACATGAAATCCACGCCCTTCAAGAAGCCTAAAAACAGCGGAGGATCGCCCAACGGCGTCAGGCCGCCGCCGATATTTGCCACCAAAAAAATAAAGAATATAACGACATGCACCTTATTCTTGCGGTAATGGTTTGCCTTAAGCAGCGGACGAATCATCAGCATTGCCGCACCGGTCGTCCCCATAAAGGAAGCCATCACCGTCCCCGCCGCCAGCAGCCCGGTATTCAGCGCAGGCGTACCATTGAGCTTACCCCAAACCAAAATTCCGCCCGAAATCGTGTATAAAGCCAAAAGCAGCAGGATAAACGGGATATATTCCTCAACCAGCGCATGGGCAACCGTATGCACACCCGCCCCGAAACCGAACACAACGGCGAACGGAACCAAAAACAGCAGCGTCCAAAACGCTGTAATCTTGCCGAAATGGTGATGCCAGGTATGCGCGAAAAAGAGCGGCCCCAACGCGATAGACAAAAGAATCAACGCGAACGGCGCACCCCAAAACAGACTGAGCGTCGCGCCGTCAAAATCAGCGGCGTGAGACACAGCGGGAAGCAGGATGAGGGATAGAATTGGTAAGCGGCGCATTGTTTTTCCTTGTTTTTTTTTAGTTTTTCTTATGAACGAAAAGCCTAAACAAACACATCCGCACAATGCCGTGAAATCAAACAAAAACGTCTGCAACCAACCTTGGCATCAAGCGGCGGAGTGTTGCCATATGTAAACCTTGTTTGATTGTAAGTGAAAACCCCGCCCCAAACCAGTCAAAATAACCGACCGCCCTACCCTGTTTCCCAATCTTCAAGCCCCTCTTCCGCCCTATCCGCTGAATCATATTTTCAAAATCCTTTTGAAAATAAAATGCTAGGCAAGCAGCAATGTAAACTATCGAAATATAACTTTAGATTTATTCTTTCAAAAATTTACACAATATGCCCTTACTCAAATAAAAAAGCTAAAGGTCGTCTGAAAAATTTCAGACGACCTTTTATTATTCAAACCAAACACAATCAGAACGTTTTACTGAACTCGACAAACATTCTGGTTTTGCCGTATTCATTATATTTGTCGTTACTCCATGTTTTGTGGTGGGCGACGGTCAGGCGCGGGGTGATGCCTTTGAAGTGAAAAGCGCGGTGCCACACGGCGAGCGAAATATCCGCTTCTTTATCGCGGCGGTTTTCCTGACCGCTCAAAAGGCTGGGCGTTTGATAACGGCGTTGCGCCGCACTCAGCCGCAACATGGTGGACAGCCCTTTGCCCCATTCCTGCCCCCATGCGGTACGGAGGCTGTAACGGTCGAAGCTGTCCGATTTGTCTTCTTTATTGCGTTCCTGATAGATGTCGAAACCGCCGACCCAGTATTGGCGGGCGTTTCGGTAATAGACGACGGAATTGCTCAACAGGCGGTTGTTGCTGTCGGAACGGGCGCGTCGGGTATTTTTTAGACGACCCATTTCAACGGCGCTCAAGGTTTGCAGCTTAGGCTGCCACCAGCGGTTGATGTGCAGGCGCGCACCGCTGGAGTAGGTATACGGGTCGTTGCCGTAGAAGCGGCGTTCGTGGAACGGGGTCAAGCCGATGTCGTTGCGCTGGTCGGCGTAGCCTGCGCCTACCGAAAAGCGGGTGGTTACGTCGTTATACTTGGTTTGTTCGGGATAAATTTTGCCGTAATTGTCCGCGCCTGCCGTAACGTACCAGCCTTTGGGCAGCGACCATTTTTTCTCTGCGCCGAGTTGGTAGTTGATGGCGGTAGCGTCGATAGGCTCAGGAAAGGTCCAGTTGCCGTATGTGCGGCGGCTGGGGGCCTGGTTGATGTTTTGTTCGCGGGTAACGCTCAAGCCGGCGTTGAATTTCCACGAATCGCGCTCGCGCAATGCTTTGCGGTAGGATTCGATGCCTTTGACGAGCTGCTCGGGCAGGTTGGCTTCTGCTTTGAGTTTGTCGAACTGGTCGGCGGCAGCTTCGTTTTGCTTGTCTTCAAACAAAGCGGTGGCAAGCTGCCAGCGGACGACGGGGGCATCGGGGTTTTCGGCGATAAATTGACGGTAATACCCGATGGCTTCTTTCATTTTGCCGTCGTCTTGAGCAACCAAGCCGTGCGCGTAGAGCGCCATGTTTTTATCGTGTCCCTGCCATTGTTCGTAAATCGGCAGGACAACCTTGATGCCCGCGATGTTGCGCGACACAACGGCAGAATACATGGCGCGGGAAAGTAATTGGGGATTGTCGAGCAGGGTTTTGGCATCGACGTTGACGACTTTTTCAGACGACGTTTCAGCAGCAGGTTTGGCCGCTTCTGCTTCGACGGGGTCAGGTTCTGCCGTTTTAACCTGCAACTCGGGGGCAGGCTGGTTTTGAGGCTCGGACGGCACGTCGGCGGCTTCCGCTGCGGACACGGCGAGCAGGGAGAGGAGTAAGAGTGTTTTTTTCATGATCTTTGCAATGTGTGAACGGTAGTATTGTAGTGATTGCGTCAATATTTTTTATTTGAGATCGGACAACACCATTTATTCTCTTCGGTACTGTTTTGTCTCAATATTATGTTGAGCGCGGATTTTACCGTGTTTTACAGTAAAACAAAATATTGCGGAGGCAAATAAAACGATACGGCATGATTCGGCTTTGTTCTGTTTCGGCGCAAATCCGCCCTGCCCTGTTGATTGAATGCCGTTTGCCCAATCCTATTGCAAAGGTCGTCTGAAAAGAGGTTTCAGACGACCCGTGTTTTCTTCCAAACGGTTTTTACGGATAAAACAAATGTTGTAAAAACCATAAACAATTGTTAACGCCGCCATGTAAAAAGGTCGTCTGAAACCTCTTTTCAGACGACCTTTCCAGTATTTCTTGATTTAGCGTTTGTCTAAGTCCAAATCAGCTTTGTATTCGATGCGGCCGTGTCCTTTGTTTTCGATGGATACGTCCAATTCTTGTCTGCCACGTTTGAATTTCAAATCGGCATCGTCGTGTTTGATTTCAGATTCGACCACTTGAAAACCTTTGCTGCGCGCGTGGGCGATGACTTTTTTCGCCAAAGACGGAATCGGGTTGCCGCGTGCGGGCAGCTCGGCTTCGTATTCGAATTCGCCGTTGCCCTGACGGTCGGCTTTAACCGTATGCGCGCCTGCGGGAAGGTAAATTTCGGCAGGAAGCGGGGCGGCGAAGGCGGTGGCGGAGAAAAGCGCCAAAATGCCGGTTGCCAATAAAGATTTTGTTTTAGCCATACTGTATCCTTTCGGGGAAGGCATATAAAAACGCCGCCATGTTATCGGCAAGGCAACACCCTATCAAGTAAATAAACCTTGTTTTACGTATGACAGTGTTTTTGCACGCAGCGTTTACGCGGTTTTGCGATAACCCTGCAAAAACCTGCGCCTTGCCTGTAATAAAAGGTTTCAGACGACCTTTTGAAACACGGCTTTTGCGCTTTCGGGTAAAATAGCCGCTTTGTTTTTATTCAGGCAGCCTCAACCAAATGTCTTCCTCCCTTTCCAAAAAAACCGCCTACCTGCTGATTGCGCTGACCGGCATCGCGCTTGACCAACTGACCAAATGGGAAATCCTCGCCCACTTCCAAGAAGGCGAGCGACTCAACATCATCCCTTCCTTATTCGACCTGACCCTTGCCTACAACCCCGGCGCGGCGTTCAGTTTCCTTGCCGACCAAGGCGGCTGGCAGAAATTCTTTTTCTTAGGGCTGGCACTGGTCATCAGCGCCTATCTCGCCCGCGCCATCCTGCGCGACGAGTTCCGCCTTTCGGGCAAAATCGGCGCAGCTATGATTATCGGCGGCGCACTCGGTAACGTCATCGACCGCTTGATTCACGGTCATGTGGTTGATTTCTTACTGTTTTACTGGAAGGATTGGTATTATCCCGCGTTTAACGTTGCCGACAGCTTTATCTGCGTCGGTGCCGTTTTATTGGTTTTGGACGGACTGTTCCACAAAAAACAACCCAAACCAACCGACGAACCAACAACCGACAACCCATAAGGTCGTCTGAAATCCGGACCATACACATGACCCAAAAAACCATCATCCTTGCCAACCCGCGCGGCTTCTGCGCCGGCGTTGACCGCGCTATCAGCATCGTCGAGCGCGCGCTGGAAGAATTCGGCGCACCGGTTTACGTCCGCCACGAAGTCGTCCACAACAAATTCGTCGTGGACAACCTGCGCGAAAAAGGCGCGGTATTCATCGAAGACCTCGCCGACGTACCCAAAGACGCCATCCTGATTTACTCGGCACACGGCGTCTCCAAAGCCGTACAGCAGGAAGCTGCTGAACGTGGGTTCCGCGTATTCGATGCCACCTGCCCGCTCGTGACCAAAGTCCATAAAGAAGTCGCCCGTCTCGACGCGCAAGACTGCGAAATCATCATGATCGGACACAAAGGCCACGTCGAAGTCGAAGGCACCATGGGACAGCTTCCGCCCGGCAGAATGCTGCTGGTCGAGACTGTTGAAGACGTCGCCGGACTGCAAGTCAAAAACCCCGACAAACTCGCCTACGTCAGCCAAACCACCCTCTCCGTCGATGAAACCAAAGACATCATCGCCGCACTGAATGCCCGTTTTCCCAACATCCGCAACCCGCACAAAGAAGACATCTGCTACGCCACGACCAACCGCCAAACCGCCGTTAAAGAATTGGCGGAAGAATGCGACATCGTCATCGTCGTCGGCTCGCCCAACTCTTCCAACAGCAACCGCCTGCGCGAAGTCGCCGCCCAACGCGGCGTCGATGCCTACATGGTTGACAACGCCGGCTACCTGAAACGCGAATGGTTCGAAGGCAAACACAAAGTCGGCGTAACCGCCGGCGCGTCCGCCCCCGAAGTTTTGGTCAGGGAAGTCCTGCAAACCATACAGCAATGGGGACACGAAACCATACGCGAAGGCGAAGGTGCGGAAGAAAGCATCGTCTTCGTCCTCCCCAAAGAGCTGCGGCGCGAAGGCGAAAACAAACAGATATTGAACAAAGGTTAAACTGTTTATCCCATCCTTTTCATCCAAGCGGCAAAACAAAAAGGTCGTCTGAAACCCGTTTTCAGACGACGGCGGATTAGCATTTGAAGTGCAACTTTCCATAACAGAAAAAGGCCAGTATGCGGTAGCATACGGCCTTTCCTGCAAGAAAGATTGCCATGAGCTACACACAACTGACCCAAGACGAACGATACCATATCCAATACCTGTCCCGCCACTGCACCATCGCCGAAATCGCCAAACAGCTCAACCGCCACAAAAGCACCATCAGCCGAGAAATCAAGCGGCACTGCATCCAAGGACAGCAATACAGCGCCGATAAAGCCCAACGGCAAAACCGGCTGACCAAACAGCACCGGCGAAAACCCTATAAGCTCGATTCGCAGCTGGTTCAACACATCGACACCCTTATCCGCCGCAAACTCAGTCCCGAACAAGTATGTGCCTACCTGCATAAACACCACGGGATCACACTCCATCACAGCACCGTTTACCGCTACCTCCGCCAAGACAAAAGCAACGGCGGCACTTTGTGGCAACACCTCAGAATATGCAGCAAACCCTACCGCAAACGCTACGGCAGCACATGGACCAGAGGCAAAGTGCCCGACCGCGTCGGCATAGAAAACCGACCTGCTATCGTCGACCAGAAAACCCGCATCGGCGATTGGGAGGCCGACACCATCGTCGGCAAAAATCAGAAAAGCGCGTTATTGACCTTGGTCGAACGCACTACCCGCTACACCATCATCTGCAAATTATAATCAATTAAAAACAAAATAGTACAATACTCAACTTTGAAGGTCTAACCATGGCATACTCTGCGGACTTAAGAAACAAAGCTTTAAACTATTACGAACAATGCAAAAACATCAGCCAAACCGCAGCAACGTTTAATTTGTCAAGAAACACGCTTTACCTGTGGATTCGCCTTAAAAAACAAACAGGCAGCCTAAAACATCAAGTTACCGGTCTAAATGCCGTAAAATTGGATAGGCAAAAACTGGCTCAATATGTTGAGCAGCACCAGGATGCCTATCTGCATGAAATCGCCAAACATTTTGATTGTACGCCAGCCGCCGTTTGCTATGCACTCAAACAGATGGGGATGACGCGCAAAAAAAGACCACCACTTACAAAGAACAAGACCCGGCCAAAGTAACGCATTATTTGACACAGCTGGCCGAATTTTCCGGCTACCAACGTGTTTATTTGGATGAAACAGGATTTGACCGCTACCTGTTCCGTCCCTATGCCCGCAGCCCGAAAGGGCAAATAGTGAAAGCGCAGATAAGTGGAAAAAGATACCGACGCTTATCTCTGGTGTCCGCACAAGTCGGCAACCGGCTGATTGCTCCGATGGTTTATCAAAATACGATGACCGGAGTCTTTTTTGAAGCGTGGTTTCAGCAATGCCTACTGCCTGCATTGACTCAAAAATCGGTGATTATTTTAGATAATGCGCGATTTCACCGTATGGGTGTTTTACGGGAAATGGCGGGAAAATGGGGACATAAGGTATTGCCTCTTGCACCTTATTCACCTGAGCTCAACCCGATTGAGAAGGTGTGGGCGAATATTAAGCGGTATCTGCGAACCGTATTGTCTGATTACGCCCGATTTGACGATGCGTTACTGTCCTATTTTGATTTTAATTGACTATAAACACGTTGGTAGTCGGAAAATTCGGCCAGCTGTGTCAAATAATGCGTTACTTTGGCCGGGTCTTGTTCTTTGTAAGTGGTGGTCTTTTTTGCGCGTCATCCCCATCTGTTTGAGTGCATAGCAAACGGCGGCTGGCGTACAATCAAAATGTTTGGCGATTTCATGCAGATAGGCATCCTGGTGCTGCTCAACATATTGAGCCAGTTTTTGCCTATCCAATTTTACGGCATTTAGACCGGTAACTTGATGTTTTAGGCTGCCTGTTTGTTTTTTAAGGCGAATCCACAGGTAAAGCGTGTTTCTTGACAAATTAAACGTTGCTGCGGTTTGGCTGATGTTTTTGCATTGTTCGTAATAGTTTAAAGCTTTGTTTCTTAAGTCCGCAGAGTATGCCATGGTTAGACCTTCAAAGTTGAGTATTGTACCATTTTGTTTTTAATTGACTATAAAGAACTTAAAAGCCGAAGACACTGCCCGGGCGGCCATTAGGGGGCGGATTCGCATTTGAAGTGCAACTTTCCATAACAGAAAAAGGCCAGTATGCGGTAGCATACGGCCTTTCCTGCAAGAAAGATTGCCATGAGCTACACACAACTGACCCAAGACGAACGATACCATATCCAATACCTGTCCCGCCACTGCACCATCGCCGAAATCGCCAAACAGCTCAACCGCCACAAAAGCACCATCAGCCGAGAAATCAAGCGGCACTGCATCCAAGGACAGCAATACAGCGCCGAAAAAGCACAGAAGCAAAGCCGGCTGACCAAACAGCACCGGCGAAAACCCTATAAGCTCGATTCGCAGCTGGTTCAACACATCGACACCCTTATCCGCCGCAAACTCAGTCCCGAACAAGTATGTGCCTACCTGCATAAACACCACGGGATCACACTCCATCACAGCACTATTTACCGCTACCTCCGCCAAGACAAAAGCAACGGCGGCACTTTGTGGCAACACCTCAGAATATGCAGCAAACCCTACCGCAAACGCTACGGCAGCACATGGACCAGAGGCAAAGTGCCCGACCGCGTCGGCATAGAGAACCGACCTGCTATCGTCGACCGGAAAACCCGCATCGGCGATTGGGAGGCCGACACCATCGTCGGCAAAAATCAGAAAAGCGCGTTATTGACCTTGGTCGAACGCACTACCCGCTACACCATCATCTGCAAATTAAAGAACTTAAAAGCCGAAGACACTGCCCGGGCGGCCATTAGGGTATTAAAGGCATATAAAGCCAGAGTCCACACCATCACCATGGATAACGGCAAAGAGTTCTACCAACACACCAAAATAGCCAAAGCCTTGAAGGCGAAAACCTATTTTTGCCGCCCTTACCATTCTTGGGAGAAAGGGCTGAATGAGAACACCAATGGACTCATCCGGCAATATTTCCCCAAACAAACCGATTTCCGAAACATCAGCGATCGGGAGATACGCAGGGTTCAAGATGAGTTGAACCACCGGCCGAGAAAAACACTTGGCTACGAAACGCCAAGTGTTTTATTCTTAAATCTGTTCCAACCACTGGTACCCTAGTGTTGCACTTGAAATCCGAATCCAAGGGGTATTAAAGGCATATAAAGCCAGAGTCCACACCATCACCATGGATAACGGCAAAGAGTTCTACCAACACACCAAAATAGCCAAAGCCTTGAAGGCGAAAACCTATTTTTGCCGCCCTTACCATTCTTGGGGGAAAGGGCTGAATGAGAACACCAATGGACTCATCCGGCAATATTTCCCCAAACAAACCGATTTCCGAAACATCAGCGATCGGGAGATACGCAGGGTTCAAGATGAGTTGAACCACCGGCCGAGAAAAACACTTGGCTACGAAACGCCAAGTGTTTTATTCTTAAATCTGTTCCAACCACTGGTACCCTAGTGTTGCACTTGAAATC is a genomic window containing:
- a CDS encoding IS30 family transposase — protein: MSYTQLTQDERYHIQYLSRHCTIAEIAKQLNRHKSTISREIKRHCIQGQQYSAEKAQKQSRLTKQHRRKPYKLDSQLVQHIDTLIRRKLSPEQVCAYLHKHHGITLHHSTIYRYLRQDKSNGGTLWQHLRICSKPYRKRYGSTWTRGKVPDRVGIENRPAIVDRKTRIGDWEADTIVGKNQKSALLTLVERTTRYTIICKLKNLKAEDTARAAIRVLKAYKARVHTITMDNGKEFYQHTKIAKALKAKTYFCRPYHSWEKGLNENTNGLIRQYFPKQTDFRNISDREIRRVQDELNHRPRKTLGYETPSVLFLNLFQPLVP
- a CDS encoding Na(+)-translocating NADH-quinone reductase subunit A, which translates into the protein MIKIKKGLDLPIAGRPEQAVYDGPAITEVALLGEEYVGMRPSMKVKEGDAVKKGQVLFEDKKNPGVVFTAPASGKIAAIHRGEKRVLQSVVIAVEGDDEIEFERYAPDALANLSGEEVRRNLIQSGLWTALRTRPFSKIPAVDAEPFAIFVNAMDTNPLAADPVVVIKEAAEDFRRGLLVLSRLTERKIHVCKAAGADVPSENAANIETHEFGGPHPAGLSGTHIHFIEPVGANKTVWTINYQDVIAIGRLFVTGRLNAERVVALGGPQVNKPRLLRTVLGAKVSQITAGELVDADNRVISGSVLNGAIAQGAHDYLGRYHNQISVIEEGRSKELLGWVAPQPDKYSITRTTLGHFLKNKLFKFTTAVNGGDRAMVPIGTYERVMPLDILPTLLLRDLIVGDTDSAQALGCLELDEEDLALCSFVCPGKYEYGPLLRKVLETIEKEG
- the lspA gene encoding signal peptidase II, yielding MSSSLSKKTAYLLIALTGIALDQLTKWEILAHFQEGERLNIIPSLFDLTLAYNPGAAFSFLADQGGWQKFFFLGLALVISAYLARAILRDEFRLSGKIGAAMIIGGALGNVIDRLIHGHVVDFLLFYWKDWYYPAFNVADSFICVGAVLLVLDGLFHKKQPKPTDEPTTDNP
- the ispH gene encoding 4-hydroxy-3-methylbut-2-enyl diphosphate reductase, with translation MTQKTIILANPRGFCAGVDRAISIVERALEEFGAPVYVRHEVVHNKFVVDNLREKGAVFIEDLADVPKDAILIYSAHGVSKAVQQEAAERGFRVFDATCPLVTKVHKEVARLDAQDCEIIMIGHKGHVEVEGTMGQLPPGRMLLVETVEDVAGLQVKNPDKLAYVSQTTLSVDETKDIIAALNARFPNIRNPHKEDICYATTNRQTAVKELAEECDIVIVVGSPNSSNSNRLREVAAQRGVDAYMVDNAGYLKREWFEGKHKVGVTAGASAPEVLVREVLQTIQQWGHETIREGEGAEESIVFVLPKELRREGENKQILNKG
- a CDS encoding IS630 family transposase (programmed frameshift); this encodes MAYSADLRNKALNYYEQCKNISQTAATFNLSRNTLYLWIRLKKQTGSLKHQVTGLNAVKLDRQKLAQYVEQHQDAYLHEIAKHFDCTPAAVCYALKQMGMTRKKRPTTYKEQDPAKVTHYLTQLAEFSGYQRVYLDETGFDRYLFRPYARSPKGQIVKAQISGKRYRRLSLVSAQVGNRLIAPMVYQNTMTGVFFEAWFQQCLLPALTQKSVIILDNARFHRMGVLREMAGKWGHKVLPLAPYSPELNPIEKVWANIKRYLRTVLSDYARFDDALLSYFDFN
- a CDS encoding sodium:proton antiporter — encoded protein: MRRLPILSLILLPAVSHAADFDGATLSLFWGAPFALILLSIALGPLFFAHTWHHHFGKITAFWTLLFLVPFAVVFGFGAGVHTVAHALVEEYIPFILLLLALYTISGGILVWGKLNGTPALNTGLLAAGTVMASFMGTTGAAMLMIRPLLKANHYRKNKVHVVIFFIFLVANIGGGLTPLGDPPLFLGFLKGVDFMWTVKHMLMPVLISTVVLLLVFYIIDSRYYAREANVEQIRQEEEVDEDLRIAGKWNFLLLAGVVGAVLLSGLWKPDHPGFEILGSHYALQNLVRDVILLVLTMVSLLITPKQVRAGNEFNFDPIAEVGKLFLGIFITISPVLAILKAGEAGALGAVVSLVHDASGNPINTMYFWMSGLLSAFLDNAPTYLVFFNMAGGDAQVLMTGHLFHSLLAVSMGSVFMGALTYIGNAPNFMVKAIAEQRGVPMPTFFGYMMWSVGVLIPLFILHTLIFFVWQLF
- a CDS encoding NADH:ubiquinone reductase (Na(+)-transporting) subunit B, giving the protein MGLKHFLEKIEPHFLPGGKHEKWYALYEAAATIFYTSGAVTRKAAHVRDALDSKRMMILVWLALFPAMFYGMYNVGAQAFGALTPDLLQQSIANDWHYALANALGINMSSEAGVLGKMLFGAIYFLPIYATVFIVGGFWEVLFATVRKHEINEGFFVTSILFALIVPPTLPLWQAALGITFGVVVAKEVFGGTGKNFMNPALAGRAFLFFAYPANITGDTVWMAVDGYSGATALAQWAAHGADGLQNAVTGKSITWMDAFIGNLPGSIGEVSTLALLIGGAFIVFARIASWRIIAGVMIGMIAMSSLFNVIGSDTNPMFSMPWYWHLVVGGFAIGMLFMATDPVSASFTNVGKWWYGALIGVMCVLIRVVNPAYPEGMMLAILFANLFAPIFDYFVAQANIKRRKARSNG
- a CDS encoding surface lipoprotein assembly modifier is translated as MKKTLLLLSLLAVSAAEAADVPSEPQNQPAPELQVKTAEPDPVEAEAAKPAAETSSEKVVNVDAKTLLDNPQLLSRAMYSAVVSRNIAGIKVVLPIYEQWQGHDKNMALYAHGLVAQDDGKMKEAIGYYRQFIAENPDAPVVRWQLATALFEDKQNEAAADQFDKLKAEANLPEQLVKGIESYRKALRERDSWKFNAGLSVTREQNINQAPSRRTYGNWTFPEPIDATAINYQLGAEKKWSLPKGWYVTAGADNYGKIYPEQTKYNDVTTRFSVGAGYADQRNDIGLTPFHERRFYGNDPYTYSSGARLHINRWWQPKLQTLSAVEMGRLKNTRRARSDSNNRLLSNSVVYYRNARQYWVGGFDIYQERNKEDKSDSFDRYSLRTAWGQEWGKGLSTMLRLSAAQRRYQTPSLLSGQENRRDKEADISLAVWHRAFHFKGITPRLTVAHHKTWSNDKYNEYGKTRMFVEFSKTF